A stretch of Suncus etruscus isolate mSunEtr1 chromosome 9, mSunEtr1.pri.cur, whole genome shotgun sequence DNA encodes these proteins:
- the LOC126017705 gene encoding olfactory receptor 1052-like translates to MTPGELALASGNHTPVTQFILLGFSNYSDLQELLFGVFLLIYTMTVLGNLGMMVLIFKDSRLHSPMYFFLSVLSFLDICYSSVVTPKLLVNFLASDKSISFEGCVAQLTFFVVHVTTESFLLASMALDRFVAICRPLHYGSLMTRGTCLQLVAASYAFGGANSAIQTGNVFALPFCGPNQVTHYFCDIPPLLHLACANTATAEVVLFVFSALVTLLPAVIILTSYSFVLVAIGRMRSAAGREKALSTCASHFLAIAIFYGTVVFTYVQPHGSTDETNGQVVSVFYTIIIPMLNPFIYSLRNKEVKDALQRKLRGSIFPC, encoded by the coding sequence ATGACCCCTGGAGAACTAGCCCTTGCCAGTGGCAACCATACCCCAGTTACCCAGTTCATCCTGTTGGGATTCTCCAATTATTCAGACCTCCAGGAGCTTCTGTTTGGAGTCTTCCTGCTCATCTACACCATGACAGTGCTGGGAAATCTGGGAATGATGGTGCTCATCTTCAAAGACTCCCGTCTCCACAGCCCCATGTACTTTTTCCTCAGCGTCCTCTCCTTTCTTGACATCTGCTACTCCTCGGTGGTCACACCCAAGCTCTTAGTCAACTTTCTAGCCTCCGACAAGTCCATCTCCTTCGAGGGCTGTGTGGCCCAGCTGACCTTCTTTGTGGTGCATGTGACAACTGAGAGCTTCCTCTTGGCCTCCATGGCGTTGGACCGCTTTGTCGCCATTTGTAGGCCACTCCACTATGGCTCACTCATGACCAGGGGCACCTGTCTCCAGCTGGTGGCTGCTTCTTACGCCTTTGGTGGTGCCAACTCTGCTATCCAGACTGGCAATGTCTTTGCTCTACCTTTCTGTGGTCCCAACCAGGTGACACACTATTTCTGTGATATTCCTCCCCTTCTCCACCTGGCTTGTGCCAACACAGCCACAGCAGAAGTGGTCCTCTTTGTTTTCTCAGCTCTGGTCACCCTTCTGCCAGCTGTCATCATTCTCACCTCCTACAGCTTTGTCTTGGTAGCCATTGGGAGGATGCGGTCAGCAGCGGGGCGGGAGAAAGCTTTGTCCACCTGTGCCTCTCACTTTCTGGCCATTGCTATTTTTTATGGCACTGTAGTTTTCACCTATGTCCAGCCACACGGGTCCACTGATGAGACTAATGGCCAAGTGGTGTCTGTCTTCTACACCATCATCATTCCCATGCTCAACCCCTTTATTTACAGCCTTCGCAACAAAGAAGTAAAGGATGCCCTGCAGAGGAAGCTCCGTGGAAGCATCTTTCCCTGCTGA